Below is a window of Scatophagus argus isolate fScaArg1 chromosome 24, fScaArg1.pri, whole genome shotgun sequence DNA.
TCTCTGATCAGCTTCCTgatcctcctctccttcctcctctcttcctcctcctcctccacctccgtgCTTTGCTGGTTGAGGGTCCCGTACTGCTCGGCCGCCTCCCGTGGAGTGAGCAGGTCCAGTGTGGAGACGCAAGAGACATAGTGGTTCTTCCATGCTCCGAATTCTTTCTCTCCTGGAGAGTAGGGAAGAAACCAGCCTCTTCTGATCGACCGGCCTGCCCACAGACAGTCCTGAGCAGAAGGaaacagagggggaaaaatTTCACCAATGGTCCATGAGTAAAATTCAAATCTCTCTCCTTGAGGCCTCTCACCTGCTCTGCCAGGAACCTCCAGTGCCAGCTGACTTGGGCGGCGGAGCACAGGTCACGGGGGCTCAGAAATGACATCACATACAGGGACAGGAAGCGAGGCAGCACCGCCGTGAAGTCCACTTGAGTCACAGGAATGGTCTCGATCAGCAAATCCCTACAGTGCCTGCAGATTGTCAGAAGGGTGCAGAGTTAGGGAATatcacaaacaagaaaatgaccAACACCTGATTACGGACACATAAGACCTTACTTGAGCTGTGACCTGCTGCAACGTGTGAGCAGAGTGTGCAGCAGgtgtttcctctgtctgtcGGTCCACAAGTCAAACCAGTGGAGCACAAGGTTCACCCTCTCCTCAAATAACTGGGAGTGAATGTGAGAAAAGACACCAACAAACTTTATGAACTCAGTGAAGGAAGGTGCACCTCATTACATCAGCATCAGAAGCTACAAAGCTGGGGTCCAAAACACTGATGAAGACTGTAGGAAGGGCAAAAAGCTCCagataattaataaaaaagacCAAAAAGTAAGACTGATGGTGCAACGATGTGGCTAATGGGGCCATTAATGAAGGAGTCAAGTCGGGTCTGTTTTTTGAGGGCATACGGGGCTTCAGTTCAATGCACATTTATTCTTTACAAAATTATCTTTAATCCACGACACCACTGCACATTTTTCACTGAGCGGTGTGGAATTTAATGAAGATTTATAAGCACATACAGTAAGGCTCTtcagtgaaaatacaaaaaataaaatgcactgtATTAAAGGCTGAAGGAGTGCAGACTTTCAAATGAAGTTAAGAGAACAAAACACTTATTTCATGCTTTTATATGTCAAGCTCTTGTGGTTGTTTCGTGAATGGCAGACTTTTGTCATTCCGACATTTACATGATTTACGGTCGCTTTTCCTTCTCACAAATGCTGTTGGAAGGGGCGGGCGGGGGGCGTGAGTTAAAGCACCGTCTGCCCCCAATATGTGCGTCGGATTTTAATGCCAATCATATGTTTTCTGATAATGCTTATTATTATATACATTGATACACTATAAATTGGCTTATTTAGGGTTTTCCTGTAAGCCTACATGAAACGGGACAACGCCTACATTAAGCTGTGACCTAACTCCGCCGGTACACATTTAAACAACTGGAACTGGAACATGTGTACCTACAACCACCTCTGCACACACTTCACATTACATAAAGTCTAATAAACCACATAATAATTCATTTACCATGGTATTATTTACAGTTCGCTGGCTGCGTCATCGAACGGAGGCATTCATGCGACGTTTGGCCGGTTTGCACACCTGAGCCAATCAGGCCAATCAGTCAATTAACGTGTGATGCTTCATGTTAGCATCGCggaaaatatgttttatgtCTTATATATGCCACACCACATAATAATACAGCGCTAAGGCCTGAGGACAGTTTCATGAAATACACCttgaatattttaaagatgAGACCATACATGACAAATTGGTAtttgctgccatctagtggctgctggaaaaaataaatctaatatCACCAAAAGTTAATTTATGAAGTCCTCAGGAGGGGTTCTGTTGGTGTTGGTCGGTCTGACCTGCAGGTTGTTGGTCTTGTTGTTCAGGGGGGTCCAGGTACTGAAGCGGGTTTCGGCCCGCAGGCTGTGGACTCGCTGCGGGTCTGCATAGTCTGTCCCGCTGAGCTGCCACCGCTTCGGTGTCGTCTTCGGCTCCATACGCTCACACACGGACGAGGAAAACCCGCAATGAGAAAACACTTGGACTTCTGTTTAAGCCTCTGAACTGGTTTACTGTGCGAATCCTCGCTCTAACGAGGAAACATCAGGCCCTGCTGCTTGCTGCTGCCGGTAACCTTAGAGACGCATCAACAAAAGGATGAGCGCATTccttcacacagcagcacacagaaagTCAATGGCAACGTGGCTTCAGGTCGAACAGACAGTGGGCTAAATAAGATCAGTGCATACAAGCATAAAAAGACCATGACAGACAACTGAGTGCTTAAAAAAGCAGTCATTTTGTGATACAGTTAAAGgcatgaaattaaatattttcccTGCTGCTCACAGCACATGATGACATGGAGGAAAGTAAACGGAcagaaaacctgaaataaatCAAGAACTGCACTACAGGAAACTAAAGAGACTCCCTCTGAAAGGAAACTTCTCCAgcctgctttaaaaaaatggatggTTTAAAAACAGTAGCCAAGAGATTCAGacaacacatttattaaatcaataaaaaaataaaatcaccagACAGTTAAAACGCTTTCAAATAATCCCTCATCCCCCAACAACTCTTGTTAAAATAAGAAGTGACAGAATAAAGATTTGCTATCAAAGCAGCATTAAATGATTATCTCCACACAGATTTCAAACCTGAAAAGTAACATGTTTTATGCAATTAAAAGGTTAGAATCAATAAGgcaaaaatgattaaataaatttaaataaaaattaaggCATGGATGTGACATCAACATTTGGATTGTTCTCTTCCAGTGTCCAAAGCAACACACTGGTGAAAATGTGCCGTTTGTTGTGCACGTGGCGTGAATATGTGCAAATATATTCAACTCCGAGCAAGGTGTTGGGAGGCGAGATCAGGCCACTCACATTCAGCAGGAAATTATACACCAATATCACAAACTGGGATCACTGATCCTTTCTGTCCCTAAAAACCCATAACATACCGTGAGTTCAAAGGTTATTTTGGGGCCAATTTAATGAATTTCATCCAATATTCATGGAATATTTTTCAGGGTTTTATTGTCTGATCTAAGCTTGTGTTTAAAGATTTGCATCGAATGAACGTTGCACAAGCTCACCTGTGCCAACTGATACGACAAAGTGCAACAGAATGAGTTTGTGTGTACCTGACTCGGGTCACTTTTAGCAAAGCCCataaacaaacaccaaacaggACTAAAGTGAGTGCCTTAAATCAAGATCACTTTGGTTAGCAACATATTGCAAATCTAGACCGTTTGGAATCTAGTGATCACAACTTGATTTTAACTGAGCCGTGACAGGGATGCACCACTGCCAACATGTTAAGTATAACATATCTCATAGATCTTAAAGCTCTCTCTAAATAAGTGTGACTGTAACAGAGCGTACTGGACGATTTGTCAGAGGAGGTGGTGAAATTCAATCATATCTCACTGCTCATTATTGTCCTCTTGCTGTTCATTAGGATAACATTAGTCTTCTAATTGACATTAGTGAAAAAGGCTTCCAGTGCATCCCTGTTGGAACATCTTACAACACATCCATCTGCCCTGTGCTAGCAGGGAATGCTGGTGAACAGCTTTGTTGCCGCCTCTGCCATAATACTTAAGAACAAGTGTCTCAAGCTTGCTTCAACTCCACCTCGTCCGTCGCAGTCGCTCCAGGCGGCGTAAAACAAAGCGGGTCAGATGGGGTTGAGAGGAGAAAATCACATGCTGGCAGTCCTTGGGATCTCCTGGGAGTCAGCTAAGTTCAGTTTCTGACTGGAGATCAAAGCTTAAGGAGAAAAACGGGCCAAAGACtgggatattaaaaaaaacGACTGGACAGACCGTAAAGCCTGAAGACTGGTGACGagttattaaatattaaaaggaTACATAGAAGAACTCAGCTCCTCAAGCTGTggggagaaaaaacattttgatcacATTATACAACTTAGAGGAACCTCTGGACTTTATCCAGTTCTACGTACAACAAGCAGCGAACTAAGCTGTTAAACAGTTTAACACTTGGAGTGAAATAAGCAGCTAAACCGCGCAGAGATTTATCCAAGAACAAGCAACAACACAATGAGCACAACATGCTGTATTGCCAACGCTTCAGGAGCAGGAAGGCTACTGAACTGTAAAAGCTGGAGAAATATTCAGCGAGATTGTGGATATCTGATAAACTATGCTAATACAGCCTTACATTAAGAAGTAATTTATCCATGTTGGTGTCACAGGCCATTTTCCTCTGGTCTTCCGGCATTTCATCCACCTCACCATAGAGGTCAAAGTGCAAACGGGCCAACTTTTCCTGCATCTCTCTCACATGCTCCATCTGGTCAATGGAGCACTCGTTACCTAACAAAGAGAAGAGGATGCAAAAACGTAAACAAGTGGCTTCAGCTGATCATTGTTTACTGTTTCCTTCTACTATCTAAAGTTGTACAGGGGTGTATTCCTTGTAGGGACAATGTGTGTTGTAGTTAATTACCAAATGCTTGAAGTTTCCCTGAGTGGAAGTCATTGAGGAGACTGAGAAGGCCATTCTCCATCTCCTGTACATCTGAAACATCAGTCAGAAACGAGTGCTGGATAATGGGTGCTGCCTGACCTTGGCTCTGATTAGCTTTATTACCCAAACCCAGATGATGTCTGGATTTATCTCTGACACCCctggagaaagacaaacattacaaaacGGTCAGAAAGGAGTGATGATGCTTCCTGATAATCAGCAACCTGAAATACTTGGATTCCTTTACTTCTGAGGAAGACATAAAGATGATAGAAAACTATTATTGGTAAATATATTATAGATGCACAGTTGCTACCTCCTGCTCTTGCTCTTTTGGCTGGAGTGAGTCCCCGTGTTGTGGCTGTAGCCGACGTTTCGTCCTGTCGTGTAAGTGCTGGTTCTCTGGCCAGAGCTTGCAGCCGGCGCAGGGGTGTTGGTGGATGTCCTGGGACTCTTTCTCTTCAGCTTTCGCTCCTCCATAACGTCATGTTACGGTGCTGTCTGATTAGCTAAACGGAGGGTTAGACACGAAAAGCTGGCACCAGGAACTACAGACAGCGCTGCTGCTTAATGCCAAACCCAGCAGCTAACCATAAAGAAACAGATGTTAATGCGGTTCGTGAccaagctaacgttagcttacaAGCTAACTACTCTGCTAACTCTCACAGGCATTGCCCCTTTAAATAACGCTGACGGAAGCCGATAAACACCGTCATTCATAACTGCTCCTGAGCAAATTATCTGTTGTCGGTGGCGCTGACAGATACTTCATACAATTCAAACTTTTGTGGAAACAAATTCCGCGCACGTACCCCAGGAGCGAGTTAGCTAGCATGTAAACTCTAAAAACTTCCTGTTTTGATGGGACGCAACGGACACAATCGAGGCCACATACCAAATCGTTACACATTCACTGCCACATCGAGGACCGAAACACAATATGTCATCAAACTTAACACGTCAATCCaattacaatattttttaacttttgagaTAGAACAAGGGTAACTAATTTGAACCAGAAGTTCAGCCTGACTTGATGAACGTTTGTCACCTACTCTGCGTAGTGTCCTTCAGAGGTTCCTACATCGCGAGTTGGAACTCGGCCGCATTCCGTTGTAGTCTCgtcttttctttccattattATGACTTTGAAATGTAGTGAAACTGCTTTATTGGTATGAAATGCATTCCGAGTAACTACTTTCTGAACTTtcagaataacaacaaaaccaacaaaaaagaaacgaaaacaaataaacacacaataagaaaataaagctgCTATTTCCTAAAATGCTTAAACTGTCCCTGTTAACAGAGCTCTGTTATCCAAAACCTCTTCAAAGTGGATTTTCCCCTTGAAATTCGACTGAGCCGTGACGTGAGATGTAGCTGCAGAGAGTGACCACAAGGGGGCGATAAGTGAACATCCAATATTGatcccccttctctccctctttccaaTGAATGAAGTATTAACAGCTGACAAACATGATGAAAAGAGGCGCTTTGTACACTTTAATTAACTGTGCATGCTTTCATAAACATAAACTATATTCAAAATGCTGATTAATTTAATTCCACAGCACCATTCAAGGATTAATTAGTGCACACcaaatattttccactgaaTGAGGATTAAAGCCCATGTGTTTTGGGGTCTGTAGGTGATGTGATTCTAGTCACGGTCTTGAATAGCTGCACAAATTGctgattttattcacttttaCAGATACCAAAGGGAAAAATTTCTCTCAATTGCAATGTTTGCAATTACACTGCTGTCCCTCGTTGGTAATTACAGAATGGCCTTTATAAGTCTCTCCGGAGCAAAAGAAAGTATTAGAAAGCATAAGATAAATGCTTCACCTGTGGTAGGAAAGGAATTTCAGTTTGCAGCCTAAAAGCTCTGACTTTCCAACTGAGTTTTCAAGAAAAATGAGTTCCTCAGCgaggattattattatcatccaGTATTCTTGCTTCCTGTTAAAGTTAGAATTTGAGCTGTCGTCGTTTCTGTTTCTTCCAGTAAATTCTAACAGACTGGTGGCACAAATAGTGCAGGTCAGTGGATCAGAGTTTGTTCCTGCTACTTTATGTTAAGAAGGATGTGGGTTTGAAAcgtttctgtgtgcatttcgCTCTCCATGTGCTCATATGAGATTCATTCAGTGCTCCATTTTCCTCCCACAAGCCAAAGGGATGCATCTACCCACAGTGGACGTTTCATTTCAAcagttttggttatttcacAGGAGAGATTTCTGCACTCACTTACTTTTTACTTCTTATTTCTGGTGCCGTAACAAGAACAGCGAACCACCTAAAAATTGGCGATAAAAATTCCTGAAATTTTCAGAAAACGTACTCATGTTGGcggtttattttctctctgtctctctacgTCGTCTtctcctgctcc
It encodes the following:
- the ccdc28a gene encoding coiled-coil domain-containing protein 28A gives rise to the protein MEERKLKRKSPRTSTNTPAPAASSGQRTSTYTTGRNVGYSHNTGTHSSQKSKSRRGVRDKSRHHLGLGNKANQSQGQAAPIIQHSFLTDVSDVQEMENGLLSLLNDFHSGKLQAFGNECSIDQMEHVREMQEKLARLHFDLYGEVDEMPEDQRKMACDTNMDKLLLNLEELSSSIQKLNLADSQEIPRTASM